The Acidobacteriota bacterium sequence TACGCGCAATCCTGTCTGGGACGCGAACGCGTCTTTGAATATTTTTCGCGTGAACACGGCACGCGCTGTTTGCTGTTCCGGCTGAATTACGCAGTGGATTTGCGCTATGGCGTGCTGGTGGACATTGCTCGCAAAGTGTTTGACGGACAACCGGTTGATCTGACGGTGTCGCATTTCAACGTGATCTGGCAAGGCGATGCCAATTCGTATGCACTGCGAAGCCTGGAATTGTGCGAAGCGCCGCCGCGCATTTTGAACGTGACTGGCGGCGAAATTGTCTCTGTGCAGGAAGCCGCAGATTTCTTCGCACGGCGATTCCGATGTAAAGCCGGATTCAAAGGCGAATCCTCGGGCGTGGCGTTGCTGAATAACACGACGCTTTGTCATCAGTTGCTGGGCAAGCCGGAGATGAAGCTGGAAGAGTTGATGGAGTTGGTCGCACGCTGGGTGGAACTTGGCGGCAGAAGTTTGAACAAACCGACCAAATTTGAAGTCGCCGACGGAAAATTTTGAAGCAATGGGCGTTGATCCGAACATTAAACGGTTGTTGTTGGAAGGAGCCGTGATTCCTGCGCATCCGCTGGCGTTGACCGAAGGCAGAAAGCTGGATGAACGCCATCAGCGCGCATTGACGCGGTATTACTGCGATGCGGGAGCAGGCGGCATCGCCGTCGGAGTTCACACCACGCAGTTTGCCATTCGTGATCCCAAAGTCGGTTTGTTCCAGCCGGTATTGAAACTGGCGATGGAAGCATCATGCGAATGGGAACAGAGAAACGGTCGGCGAATGATCAAAATCGCGGGAGTCTGCGGGACGACCGAACAAGCTGTCAAGGAAGCTGCGTTTGCGCGCGACGTTGGTTATGACATCGGATTGCTGAGTTTGGCTGCTCTGCGCGAAGCGACAAACGATCAGTTGATTGCTCATTGCCGCCGAGTCAGCGAAGCGATTCCACTGTTCGGATTTTACCTGCAACCGGCGGTCGGCGGGCGATTGTTGAGCTATGATTTCTGGCGCGCATTTTTTGAGATTGAAGCCATCGCGGCAGTGAAAATTGCTCCTTTCAACCGGTATCAAACGCTGGATGTCGTTCGCGCGCTGGCAGACAGCGGTCGGCAAACCGATATAGCGCTTTACACTGGCAACGATGACAACATTGTTGCCGACCTGTTGACGGAGTTTTATTTGCCTGAAGGCGCGAAGCTGCATTTTGCCGGTGGCTTGCTGGGACATTGGGCGGTTTGGACGCAACAGGCGGTTCGGTTGTTGGACGAGGTGAAGGCTTGCCGAAGGCGAAACGGCGCCGGAGCATTTGATCTGCTCGCGCGTTCGGCTGAAGTGACGGATGCCAACGCAGCACTGTTTGACGTGAAAAACAATTTTGCTGGCTGCATTGCCGGGCTGCACGAAATTTTGCGGCGGCAAGGATTGATATCCGGGCGATGGTGCATTGATCCCCATGAAGAGTTG is a genomic window containing:
- a CDS encoding dihydrodipicolinate synthase family protein is translated as MGVDPNIKRLLLEGAVIPAHPLALTEGRKLDERHQRALTRYYCDAGAGGIAVGVHTTQFAIRDPKVGLFQPVLKLAMEASCEWEQRNGRRMIKIAGVCGTTEQAVKEAAFARDVGYDIGLLSLAALREATNDQLIAHCRRVSEAIPLFGFYLQPAVGGRLLSYDFWRAFFEIEAIAAVKIAPFNRYQTLDVVRALADSGRQTDIALYTGNDDNIVADLLTEFYLPEGAKLHFAGGLLGHWAVWTQQAVRLLDEVKACRRRNGAGAFDLLARSAEVTDANAALFDVKNNFAGCIAGLHEILRRQGLISGRWCIDPHEELSPGQLEEIDRVCAAYPQLNDDKFVAENLGRWLN
- a CDS encoding NAD(P)-dependent oxidoreductase yields the protein METEEQLEAQLAKPNERDVALMQRLTGNVMVLGAGGKMGPSLAKRCKQAIEIAGAAKRVIAVSRFSSADAQAELEAAGVETISCDLLDRDEVDRLPDCENVLYLAGRKFGSADRSDLTWASNTVVPAYAAHRYRAARIVVFSTGNVYPFVNVASGGSVEGDELAPRGEYAQSCLGRERVFEYFSREHGTRCLLFRLNYAVDLRYGVLVDIARKVFDGQPVDLTVSHFNVIWQGDANSYALRSLELCEAPPRILNVTGGEIVSVQEAADFFARRFRCKAGFKGESSGVALLNNTTLCHQLLGKPEMKLEELMELVARWVELGGRSLNKPTKFEVADGKF